A region from the Azospirillum fermentarium genome encodes:
- a CDS encoding urease subunit gamma yields MNLTPREKDKLLVAMAAQVARRRLERGVKLNHPEAVALITDFVVEGARDGRSVAELMRDGATVLTRAQVMDGIPEMIHEIQVEATFPDGTKLVTVHNPIR; encoded by the coding sequence ATGAACCTGACTCCGCGGGAAAAAGATAAGCTTCTCGTCGCCATGGCGGCCCAGGTGGCCCGCCGCCGTCTGGAACGGGGCGTGAAGCTGAACCACCCGGAAGCCGTGGCGCTCATCACCGATTTCGTGGTCGAAGGGGCGCGCGACGGGCGCAGCGTCGCCGAGCTGATGCGCGACGGTGCCACCGTGCTGACCCGCGCGCAGGTGATGGACGGCATCCCGGAGATGATCCACGAGATCCAGGTGGAAGCCACCTTCCCCGACGGCACCAAGCTGGTCACCGTCCACAACCCCATCCGCTGA